Proteins from one Hoplias malabaricus isolate fHopMal1 chromosome 2, fHopMal1.hap1, whole genome shotgun sequence genomic window:
- the si:ch211-286b5.2 gene encoding uncharacterized protein si:ch211-286b5.2 isoform X2, producing MKRKAQLSDFKPPQQRLIRGSRQNSNESIITSSETTELQPTDSKQTADTTHTGFQYTALSDNSEDLQPECGPELSKVKSPTDPFEIPKNGGQTNIIITNWAEINDIKYKPESKPTLEYASESSGMEKKENEIKHRSSPEIGENLLFGDVDENKVTALDPKAKFISDGEKSYCELLSMTPQEAEDAHPPEKKRLRRRMGMYGLGDRKRRFLLEEPQRRHFSNGEESKEMAEENRHALKTSHNSVEHSDGTAQMDKGPTEQVLSEQMIPAETLIIGHNRNEVEDLPAVAALTQGIDAESSEKHTESNHDGQDVEISVNPKGLLEKKERLHDGYAVTESAQEVAKNNTEHLAPDSTTSVSDEACDRSKHTNIYPVAEKVGFGNSGLTRHDFEGPKETSECPEAEELSNGDLDITKENCEGHECPVEVVEKGSDVAETFEIFKGTTEHPFKVTTEYPVTEKTGSGMFGINNEDSKETSGFTANVKEASQDAVDFTMNVSESFEHPVSEEAKLGLLGDINEVCNGSKDTGEHSVAAVENCGSADFMDENNEVCENSKTLDEAVKCGPTAVSVGDFKSSQNPIGCSVIAEVSYGSTDYSNEISYSSYHATEGSDDIAKDVGYKPMDITDDVSECSKEETKLNVEVAEELIYVTKDDGDKYCEGHKEGIELLVEVAKEPIHAYRGGADKCGGSAKLTERLAKVPEEISYSYTGVASELCEGLKEGPDFPVSADMSYGTTGVTEKDCEEVTKLTVEASQDELIPDLPNGPDACEFFQEPHNCPVTVPLEICSASNVIGSGDYDDPVIVSKEVKSSITALEECEMEIGGQAPPDARTHLTFNPSASSGEDQNGLQLPREIEMDPAFTEDTVTEMTDCTASGVCVSERYGGHLDLLQTHTRAVPEGTGPGGVDGYGTEERKLPKAPSAGQEKDIHVKQPLSDPTLITAATETSQDHDFIPFSLYSVTDSQLNSIALSMELDDQPLPEGFVHQEDATELVCGLIKELSSLNRIVMAAHRETELLRHGNRSSKTSTRHLYGPQNS from the exons ATGAAAAGGAAGGCACAACTATCAG ATTTTAAGCCTCCCCAGCAGAGGTTGATCAGGGGAAGCAGGCAGAACAGCAATGAGAGCATCATTACATCCAGTGAAACTACAGAATTACAACCTACAGACAGCAAACAG actGCAGATACAACACATACTGGCTTCCAGTATACAGCACTCTCAGACAACTCTGAAGATCTCCAGCCAGAATGTGGCCCAGAGTTATCTAAAGTGAAATCTCCCACAGATCCCTTTGAGATCCCTAAAAATGGGGGTCAAACcaacattattattacaaaCTGGGCAGAAATTAATGATATTAAATACAAGCCTGAGAGTAAGCCAACTTTGGAATATGCATCTGAAAGCTCAGGAATGGAAAAAAAGGAGAATGAGATCAAACACAGGTCTAGTCCTGAAATTGGAGAAAACCTGCTTTTTGGAGATGTTGATGAGAACAAGGTTACAGCACTGGACCCAAAGGCCAAATTTATTTCAGATGGTGAAAAATCTTACTGTGAACTACTGTCAATGACCCCTCAAGAGGCAGAAGATGCACATCCTCCAGAAAAGAAAAGATTAAGAAGGAGGATGGGTATGTATGGCCTTGGAGATCGGAAGAGAAGGTTTCTTCTTGAAGAACCTCAACGCAGACATTTTTCTAATGGAGAAGAGAGTAAGGAAATGGCAGAAGAAAACAGACATGCCTTGAAAACCAGTCACAATTCTGTAGAGCATAGTGATGGCACTGCCCAGATGGATAAAGGACCCACAGAACAAGTGCTCTCTGAGCAAATGATACCAGCAGAAACATTAATAATTGGACATAACCGAAATGAAGTGGAGGACCTTCCAGCTGTAGCTGCTTTGACACAAGGAATTGATGCTGAATCATCTGAAAAGCATACCGAATCAAACCATGATGGTCAGGATGTGGAAATCTCTGTGAATCCCAAAGGTCTccttgaaaaaaaagaaaggcttCATGATGGTTATGCAGTGACTGAGAGCGCTCAAGAAGTTGCTAAAAACAACACAGAGCATCTAGCTCCTGATAGCACTACCAGTGTTTCAGATGAAGCTTGTGATAGATctaaacacacaaatatttatCCAGTTGCTGAGAAAGTGGGCTTTGGCAATTCAGGTCTTACCCGTCATGATTTTGAAGGTCCTAAAGAAACATCTGAGTGCCCAGAGGCTGAGGAATTGAGCAATGGTGATTTGGATATTACTAAGGAGAACTGTGAAGGTCATGAGTGCCCAGTTGAAGTTGTTGAAAAAGGCTCTGATGTTGCGGAAACTTTTGAAATTTTCAAAGGAACAACTGAGCACCCATTTAAAGTAACAACTGAGTACCCAGTAACAGAAAAAACTGGTTCTGGCATGTTTGGAATTAACAACGAAGATTCCAAGGAAACATCTGGGTTCACAGCTAATGTTAAGGAAGCATCACAAGATGCTGTTGATTTTACCATGAACGTGTCTGAAAGTTTTGAACACCCTGTTTCTGAGGAAGCTAAACTTGGTCTGCTTGGTGATATCAATGAAGTGTGTAATGGTTCTAAGGATACAGGTGAGCACTCCGTTGCTGCAGTAGAGAACTGTGGTTCTGCTGATTTTATGGATGAAAACAATGAAGTTTGTGAAAATTCTAAAACACTGGATGAGGCAGTAAAGTGTGGTCCCACTGCTGTTTCTGTTGGAGATTTTAAAAGTTCTCAGAACCCAATAGGGTGTTCAGTTATTGCAGAAGTTAGCTATGGTTCGACTGATTATAGCAATGAAATTTCTTATAGCTCCTATCATGCCACTGAGGGATCAGATGACATAGCTAAGGATGTGGGCTATAAACCTATGGACATTACCGATGATGTTAGTGAATGCAGCAAAGAAGAAACAAAGCTTAATGTGGAAGTAGCTGAAGAGCTTATCTATGTTACCAAAGATGATGGTGATAAATATTGTGAAGGACATAAAGAAGGAATTGAACTCTTAGTTGAAGTTGCTAAAGAACCAATCCATGCTTATCGCGGTGGTGCTGACAAATGTGGAGGTTCTGCAAAATTGACAGAGCGCCTAGCTAAAGTTCCTGAAGAAATTAGCTACAGCTATACTGGTGTTGCCAGTGAACTTTGTGAAGGTTTGAAAGAAGGTCCTGattttccagtttctgcagaTATGAGCTATGGCACTACTGGTGTTACTGAAAAAGATTGTGAAGAAGTTACTAAGCTCACAGTTGAAGCTTCTCAAGATGAACTAATCCCTGATTTGCCTAATGGACCTGATGCTTGTGAATTTTTTCAAGAACCACACAATTGCCCAGTTACAGTTCCTCTAGAAATATGTTCTGCCTCAAATGTCATCGGCAGTGGAGATTATGATGACCCTGTTATAGTCAGTAAGGAGGTCAAATCATCTATAACTGCTTTGGAAGAATGTGAAATGGAGATTGGAGGGCAAGCTCCACCTGATGCTAGGACACATTTAACTTTTAACCCATCTGCCTCTTCTGGAGAAGATCAGAATGGACTTCAACTGCCTAGAGAAATTGAAATGGATCCTGCATTTACAGAAGACACAGTTACAGAGATGACTGATTGCACTGCATCAGGGGTTTGTGTCTCCGAACGATATGGTGGACATTTAGATTTGCTTCAGACCCACACTCGAGCTGTACCAGAAGGCACCGGGCCTGGTGGAGTGGATGGCTACGGCACAGAGGAGCGGAAATTGCCTAAAGCACCCTCTGCTGGACAGGAGAAGGACATACATGTAAAG CAGCCGCTTTCTGACCCCACCCTGATCACTGCTGCTACAGAGACTTCTCAGGACCACGACTTTATTCCTTTTTCTCTATACTCTGTGACAGATTCCCAGCTCAACAGCATTGCTTTAAG CATGGAGCTGGATGACCAACCTCTCCCAGAAGGCTTTGTTCACCAAGAGGATGCTACTGAACTTGTCTGTGGACTTATAAAAGAACTCTCTTCACTAAA TCGAATAGTGATGGCAGCTCACCGAGAAACAGAGCTCCTGCGGCATGGGAACAGATCCTCGAAGACTTCCACTCGCCATCTGTATGGCCCACAAAACTCTTAG
- the si:ch211-286b5.2 gene encoding uncharacterized protein si:ch211-286b5.2 isoform X3, which translates to MKRKAQLSDFKPPQQRLIRGSRQNSNESIITSSETTELQPTDSKQTADTTHTGFQYTALSDNSEDLQPECGPELSKVKSPTDPFEIPKNGGQTNIIITNWAEINDIKYKPESKPTLEYASESSGMEKKENEIKHRSSPEIGENLLFGDVDENKVTALDPKAKFISDGEKSYCELLSMTPQEAEDAHPPEKKRLRRRMGMYGLGDRKRRFLLEEPQRRHFSNGEESKEMAEENRHALKTSHNSVEHSDGTAQMDKGPTEQVLSEQMIPAETLIIGHNRNEVEDLPAVAALTQGIDAESSEKHTESNHDGQDVEISVNPKGLLEKKERLHDGYAVTESAQEVAKNNTEHLAPDSTTSVSDEACDRSKHTNIYPVAEKVGFGNSGLTRHDFEGPKETSECPEAEELSNGDLDITKENCEGHECPVEVVEKGSDVAETFEIFKGTTEHPFKVTTEYPVTEKTGSGMFGINNEDSKETSGFTANVKEASQDAVDFTMNVSESFEHPVSEEAKLGLLGDINEVCNGSKDTGEHSVAAVENCGSADFMDENNEVCENSKTLDEAVKCGPTAVSVGDFKSSQNPIGCSVIAEVSYGSTDYSNEISYSSYHATEGSDDIAKDVGYKPMDITDDVSECSKEETKLNVEVAEELIYVTKDDGDKYCEGHKEGIELLVEVAKEPIHAYRGGADKCGGSAKLTERLAKVPEEISYSYTGVASELCEGLKEGPDFPVSADMSYGTTGVTEKDCEEVTKLTVEASQDELIPDLPNGPDACEFFQEPHNCPVTVPLEICSASNVIGSGDYDDPVIVSKEVKSSITALEECEMEIGGQAPPDARTHLTFNPSASSGEDQNGLQLPREIEMDPAFTEDTVTEMTDCTASGVCVSERYGGHLDLLQTHTRAVPEGTGPGGVDGYGTEERKLPKAPSAGQEKDIHVKPLSDPTLITAATETSQDHDFIPFSLYSVTDSQLNSIALSMELDDQPLPEGFVHQEDATELVCGLIKELSSLNRIVMAAHRETELLRHGNRSSKTSTRHLYGPQNS; encoded by the exons ATGAAAAGGAAGGCACAACTATCAG ATTTTAAGCCTCCCCAGCAGAGGTTGATCAGGGGAAGCAGGCAGAACAGCAATGAGAGCATCATTACATCCAGTGAAACTACAGAATTACAACCTACAGACAGCAAACAG actGCAGATACAACACATACTGGCTTCCAGTATACAGCACTCTCAGACAACTCTGAAGATCTCCAGCCAGAATGTGGCCCAGAGTTATCTAAAGTGAAATCTCCCACAGATCCCTTTGAGATCCCTAAAAATGGGGGTCAAACcaacattattattacaaaCTGGGCAGAAATTAATGATATTAAATACAAGCCTGAGAGTAAGCCAACTTTGGAATATGCATCTGAAAGCTCAGGAATGGAAAAAAAGGAGAATGAGATCAAACACAGGTCTAGTCCTGAAATTGGAGAAAACCTGCTTTTTGGAGATGTTGATGAGAACAAGGTTACAGCACTGGACCCAAAGGCCAAATTTATTTCAGATGGTGAAAAATCTTACTGTGAACTACTGTCAATGACCCCTCAAGAGGCAGAAGATGCACATCCTCCAGAAAAGAAAAGATTAAGAAGGAGGATGGGTATGTATGGCCTTGGAGATCGGAAGAGAAGGTTTCTTCTTGAAGAACCTCAACGCAGACATTTTTCTAATGGAGAAGAGAGTAAGGAAATGGCAGAAGAAAACAGACATGCCTTGAAAACCAGTCACAATTCTGTAGAGCATAGTGATGGCACTGCCCAGATGGATAAAGGACCCACAGAACAAGTGCTCTCTGAGCAAATGATACCAGCAGAAACATTAATAATTGGACATAACCGAAATGAAGTGGAGGACCTTCCAGCTGTAGCTGCTTTGACACAAGGAATTGATGCTGAATCATCTGAAAAGCATACCGAATCAAACCATGATGGTCAGGATGTGGAAATCTCTGTGAATCCCAAAGGTCTccttgaaaaaaaagaaaggcttCATGATGGTTATGCAGTGACTGAGAGCGCTCAAGAAGTTGCTAAAAACAACACAGAGCATCTAGCTCCTGATAGCACTACCAGTGTTTCAGATGAAGCTTGTGATAGATctaaacacacaaatatttatCCAGTTGCTGAGAAAGTGGGCTTTGGCAATTCAGGTCTTACCCGTCATGATTTTGAAGGTCCTAAAGAAACATCTGAGTGCCCAGAGGCTGAGGAATTGAGCAATGGTGATTTGGATATTACTAAGGAGAACTGTGAAGGTCATGAGTGCCCAGTTGAAGTTGTTGAAAAAGGCTCTGATGTTGCGGAAACTTTTGAAATTTTCAAAGGAACAACTGAGCACCCATTTAAAGTAACAACTGAGTACCCAGTAACAGAAAAAACTGGTTCTGGCATGTTTGGAATTAACAACGAAGATTCCAAGGAAACATCTGGGTTCACAGCTAATGTTAAGGAAGCATCACAAGATGCTGTTGATTTTACCATGAACGTGTCTGAAAGTTTTGAACACCCTGTTTCTGAGGAAGCTAAACTTGGTCTGCTTGGTGATATCAATGAAGTGTGTAATGGTTCTAAGGATACAGGTGAGCACTCCGTTGCTGCAGTAGAGAACTGTGGTTCTGCTGATTTTATGGATGAAAACAATGAAGTTTGTGAAAATTCTAAAACACTGGATGAGGCAGTAAAGTGTGGTCCCACTGCTGTTTCTGTTGGAGATTTTAAAAGTTCTCAGAACCCAATAGGGTGTTCAGTTATTGCAGAAGTTAGCTATGGTTCGACTGATTATAGCAATGAAATTTCTTATAGCTCCTATCATGCCACTGAGGGATCAGATGACATAGCTAAGGATGTGGGCTATAAACCTATGGACATTACCGATGATGTTAGTGAATGCAGCAAAGAAGAAACAAAGCTTAATGTGGAAGTAGCTGAAGAGCTTATCTATGTTACCAAAGATGATGGTGATAAATATTGTGAAGGACATAAAGAAGGAATTGAACTCTTAGTTGAAGTTGCTAAAGAACCAATCCATGCTTATCGCGGTGGTGCTGACAAATGTGGAGGTTCTGCAAAATTGACAGAGCGCCTAGCTAAAGTTCCTGAAGAAATTAGCTACAGCTATACTGGTGTTGCCAGTGAACTTTGTGAAGGTTTGAAAGAAGGTCCTGattttccagtttctgcagaTATGAGCTATGGCACTACTGGTGTTACTGAAAAAGATTGTGAAGAAGTTACTAAGCTCACAGTTGAAGCTTCTCAAGATGAACTAATCCCTGATTTGCCTAATGGACCTGATGCTTGTGAATTTTTTCAAGAACCACACAATTGCCCAGTTACAGTTCCTCTAGAAATATGTTCTGCCTCAAATGTCATCGGCAGTGGAGATTATGATGACCCTGTTATAGTCAGTAAGGAGGTCAAATCATCTATAACTGCTTTGGAAGAATGTGAAATGGAGATTGGAGGGCAAGCTCCACCTGATGCTAGGACACATTTAACTTTTAACCCATCTGCCTCTTCTGGAGAAGATCAGAATGGACTTCAACTGCCTAGAGAAATTGAAATGGATCCTGCATTTACAGAAGACACAGTTACAGAGATGACTGATTGCACTGCATCAGGGGTTTGTGTCTCCGAACGATATGGTGGACATTTAGATTTGCTTCAGACCCACACTCGAGCTGTACCAGAAGGCACCGGGCCTGGTGGAGTGGATGGCTACGGCACAGAGGAGCGGAAATTGCCTAAAGCACCCTCTGCTGGACAGGAGAAGGACATACATGTAAAG CCGCTTTCTGACCCCACCCTGATCACTGCTGCTACAGAGACTTCTCAGGACCACGACTTTATTCCTTTTTCTCTATACTCTGTGACAGATTCCCAGCTCAACAGCATTGCTTTAAG CATGGAGCTGGATGACCAACCTCTCCCAGAAGGCTTTGTTCACCAAGAGGATGCTACTGAACTTGTCTGTGGACTTATAAAAGAACTCTCTTCACTAAA TCGAATAGTGATGGCAGCTCACCGAGAAACAGAGCTCCTGCGGCATGGGAACAGATCCTCGAAGACTTCCACTCGCCATCTGTATGGCCCACAAAACTCTTAG
- the si:ch211-286b5.2 gene encoding uncharacterized protein si:ch211-286b5.2 isoform X1 — MKRKAQLSDFKPPQQRLIRGSRQNSNESIITSSETTELQPTDSKQTADTTHTGFQYTALSDNSEDLQPECGPELSKVKSPTDPFEIPKNGGQTNIIITNWAEINDIKYKPESKPTLEYASESSGMEKKENEIKHRSSPEIGENLLFGDVDENKVTALDPKAKFISDGEKSYCELLSMTPQEAEDAHPPEKKRLRRRMGMYGLGDRKRRFLLEEPQRRHFSNGEESKEMAEENRHALKTSHNSVEHSDGTAQMDKGPTEQVLSEQMIPAETLIIGHNRNEVEDLPAVAALTQGIDAESSEKHTESNHDGQDVEISVNPKGLLEKKERLHDGYAVTESAQEVAKNNTEHLAPDSTTSVSDEACDRSKHTNIYPVAEKVGFGNSGLTRHDFEGPKETSECPEAEELSNGDLDITKENCEGHECPVEVVEKGSDVAETFEIFKGTTEHPFKVTTEYPVTEKTGSGMFGINNEDSKETSGFTANVKEASQDAVDFTMNVSESFEHPVSEEAKLGLLGDINEVCNGSKDTGEHSVAAVENCGSADFMDENNEVCENSKTLDEAVKCGPTAVSVGDFKSSQNPIGCSVIAEVSYGSTDYSNEISYSSYHATEGSDDIAKDVGYKPMDITDDVSECSKEETKLNVEVAEELIYVTKDDGDKYCEGHKEGIELLVEVAKEPIHAYRGGADKCGGSAKLTERLAKVPEEISYSYTGVASELCEGLKEGPDFPVSADMSYGTTGVTEKDCEEVTKLTVEASQDELIPDLPNGPDACEFFQEPHNCPVTVPLEICSASNVIGSGDYDDPVIVSKEVKSSITALEECEMEIGGQAPPDARTHLTFNPSASSGEDQNGLQLPREIEMDPAFTEDTVTEMTDCTASGVCVSERYGGHLDLLQTHTRAVPEGTGPGGVDGYGTEERKLPKAPSAGQEKDIHVKYLLGHKINDPPVAQQPLSDPTLITAATETSQDHDFIPFSLYSVTDSQLNSIALSMELDDQPLPEGFVHQEDATELVCGLIKELSSLNRIVMAAHRETELLRHGNRSSKTSTRHLYGPQNS; from the exons ATGAAAAGGAAGGCACAACTATCAG ATTTTAAGCCTCCCCAGCAGAGGTTGATCAGGGGAAGCAGGCAGAACAGCAATGAGAGCATCATTACATCCAGTGAAACTACAGAATTACAACCTACAGACAGCAAACAG actGCAGATACAACACATACTGGCTTCCAGTATACAGCACTCTCAGACAACTCTGAAGATCTCCAGCCAGAATGTGGCCCAGAGTTATCTAAAGTGAAATCTCCCACAGATCCCTTTGAGATCCCTAAAAATGGGGGTCAAACcaacattattattacaaaCTGGGCAGAAATTAATGATATTAAATACAAGCCTGAGAGTAAGCCAACTTTGGAATATGCATCTGAAAGCTCAGGAATGGAAAAAAAGGAGAATGAGATCAAACACAGGTCTAGTCCTGAAATTGGAGAAAACCTGCTTTTTGGAGATGTTGATGAGAACAAGGTTACAGCACTGGACCCAAAGGCCAAATTTATTTCAGATGGTGAAAAATCTTACTGTGAACTACTGTCAATGACCCCTCAAGAGGCAGAAGATGCACATCCTCCAGAAAAGAAAAGATTAAGAAGGAGGATGGGTATGTATGGCCTTGGAGATCGGAAGAGAAGGTTTCTTCTTGAAGAACCTCAACGCAGACATTTTTCTAATGGAGAAGAGAGTAAGGAAATGGCAGAAGAAAACAGACATGCCTTGAAAACCAGTCACAATTCTGTAGAGCATAGTGATGGCACTGCCCAGATGGATAAAGGACCCACAGAACAAGTGCTCTCTGAGCAAATGATACCAGCAGAAACATTAATAATTGGACATAACCGAAATGAAGTGGAGGACCTTCCAGCTGTAGCTGCTTTGACACAAGGAATTGATGCTGAATCATCTGAAAAGCATACCGAATCAAACCATGATGGTCAGGATGTGGAAATCTCTGTGAATCCCAAAGGTCTccttgaaaaaaaagaaaggcttCATGATGGTTATGCAGTGACTGAGAGCGCTCAAGAAGTTGCTAAAAACAACACAGAGCATCTAGCTCCTGATAGCACTACCAGTGTTTCAGATGAAGCTTGTGATAGATctaaacacacaaatatttatCCAGTTGCTGAGAAAGTGGGCTTTGGCAATTCAGGTCTTACCCGTCATGATTTTGAAGGTCCTAAAGAAACATCTGAGTGCCCAGAGGCTGAGGAATTGAGCAATGGTGATTTGGATATTACTAAGGAGAACTGTGAAGGTCATGAGTGCCCAGTTGAAGTTGTTGAAAAAGGCTCTGATGTTGCGGAAACTTTTGAAATTTTCAAAGGAACAACTGAGCACCCATTTAAAGTAACAACTGAGTACCCAGTAACAGAAAAAACTGGTTCTGGCATGTTTGGAATTAACAACGAAGATTCCAAGGAAACATCTGGGTTCACAGCTAATGTTAAGGAAGCATCACAAGATGCTGTTGATTTTACCATGAACGTGTCTGAAAGTTTTGAACACCCTGTTTCTGAGGAAGCTAAACTTGGTCTGCTTGGTGATATCAATGAAGTGTGTAATGGTTCTAAGGATACAGGTGAGCACTCCGTTGCTGCAGTAGAGAACTGTGGTTCTGCTGATTTTATGGATGAAAACAATGAAGTTTGTGAAAATTCTAAAACACTGGATGAGGCAGTAAAGTGTGGTCCCACTGCTGTTTCTGTTGGAGATTTTAAAAGTTCTCAGAACCCAATAGGGTGTTCAGTTATTGCAGAAGTTAGCTATGGTTCGACTGATTATAGCAATGAAATTTCTTATAGCTCCTATCATGCCACTGAGGGATCAGATGACATAGCTAAGGATGTGGGCTATAAACCTATGGACATTACCGATGATGTTAGTGAATGCAGCAAAGAAGAAACAAAGCTTAATGTGGAAGTAGCTGAAGAGCTTATCTATGTTACCAAAGATGATGGTGATAAATATTGTGAAGGACATAAAGAAGGAATTGAACTCTTAGTTGAAGTTGCTAAAGAACCAATCCATGCTTATCGCGGTGGTGCTGACAAATGTGGAGGTTCTGCAAAATTGACAGAGCGCCTAGCTAAAGTTCCTGAAGAAATTAGCTACAGCTATACTGGTGTTGCCAGTGAACTTTGTGAAGGTTTGAAAGAAGGTCCTGattttccagtttctgcagaTATGAGCTATGGCACTACTGGTGTTACTGAAAAAGATTGTGAAGAAGTTACTAAGCTCACAGTTGAAGCTTCTCAAGATGAACTAATCCCTGATTTGCCTAATGGACCTGATGCTTGTGAATTTTTTCAAGAACCACACAATTGCCCAGTTACAGTTCCTCTAGAAATATGTTCTGCCTCAAATGTCATCGGCAGTGGAGATTATGATGACCCTGTTATAGTCAGTAAGGAGGTCAAATCATCTATAACTGCTTTGGAAGAATGTGAAATGGAGATTGGAGGGCAAGCTCCACCTGATGCTAGGACACATTTAACTTTTAACCCATCTGCCTCTTCTGGAGAAGATCAGAATGGACTTCAACTGCCTAGAGAAATTGAAATGGATCCTGCATTTACAGAAGACACAGTTACAGAGATGACTGATTGCACTGCATCAGGGGTTTGTGTCTCCGAACGATATGGTGGACATTTAGATTTGCTTCAGACCCACACTCGAGCTGTACCAGAAGGCACCGGGCCTGGTGGAGTGGATGGCTACGGCACAGAGGAGCGGAAATTGCCTAAAGCACCCTCTGCTGGACAGGAGAAGGACATACATGTAAAG TATCTTCTAGGCCACAAGATTAATGACCCCCCTGTTGCTCAGCAGCCGCTTTCTGACCCCACCCTGATCACTGCTGCTACAGAGACTTCTCAGGACCACGACTTTATTCCTTTTTCTCTATACTCTGTGACAGATTCCCAGCTCAACAGCATTGCTTTAAG CATGGAGCTGGATGACCAACCTCTCCCAGAAGGCTTTGTTCACCAAGAGGATGCTACTGAACTTGTCTGTGGACTTATAAAAGAACTCTCTTCACTAAA TCGAATAGTGATGGCAGCTCACCGAGAAACAGAGCTCCTGCGGCATGGGAACAGATCCTCGAAGACTTCCACTCGCCATCTGTATGGCCCACAAAACTCTTAG